The Centroberyx gerrardi isolate f3 unplaced genomic scaffold, fCenGer3.hap1.cur.20231027 Scaffold_111, whole genome shotgun sequence genome includes the window TCTGATGCATTAAGTCCAAATGTAGTTAAACAGTATGCACAGCATGTAGCTTGCTATTATGCAATCTTCTGTTACATGTCTCTACACATCCTACcctgttttctttatgtttggGGACAGCCATCAAAAGAATCTCAAGACTATTCTCTCTTTAAAGCTCCTTAAGATCCTGGTTCACAAGTGTCCATGTACATTAGATTGAAGCCAAAGTAAAGGTTGCCCAAGTCCTAGTGCTGTGGCTTTTGTTACACAGCTCTTAACCTCCGGGCCAGTTGCCATGCAACTCAAAGTCCAAATCAAGAGGAATTACCTCAGCCACCATTGGTCTTTCACTGTTGCATTATAAAGGAAAGGTACAAGAGTTTCCAGCCATGCTCATTTCTTCTTTCCCACAGAAGCATCCCTTGTTTAATATTCCGGCggtgttttttcctcctttttgctCTGTTTTCCTCAACCCATCTATGCTAAATTCTTAAGTTGTCAATGAGAGTCAATGGGAAAACTgcacaaaaaacatccattatGTTGGGTGTTTATTGTCTTATTGCAGTTGATGGCatattgaatttgatgtttgcTTATGTTGATATGATGTTATATTGCTGAGGCTCGGTGTGTGGCTTGGTCCTGGCAGCAGCAGATGCATGATAATGAAAACAGGGGCAGTATGAGTGTCATACGCTGCATAGTAAACACCCATCTCATTAACCCAACACAAAAGGAGGAGCGAGGGCTGAGAGATGAGAGCTATGGGCGTTGATTTCCATAACCATTTATTTCATGGAGATGTTTGTCATTGCTGTTCTGTTTCTGGTGTATTTATTACAGCAGCAATAACAACATATTACGTCTTTGCACCACGCTGAACTGATGTTTACTCTGTCTGGTTTGGTTGTAGGATGTGGCTGACTCTTCTTTACACTTGCACCGGGGGGGCAGCCGTGCTGTATGCTCTGTACCGGTGGGTGATCCCCGCCGCTGTGCAGTATCACGCTGGATTGGCGCTGATGTGGCATGATGTCATCGTTGAGCAGATGCTGGACACCCTGACCCATTCCACACGTCCTCAGGTGGGCCTTGAATATACACCGGTCTGTTTTTCACTCGCTTCTCCCAAGACCAGACTGCATGCACTCATGATCAGGTCATGATCTCCGCTCTCCAACCAGAAGGTTTGTGTGACCTGGGGCCGTATCCACAAAGCTTCCTAGTACTAAGAGTTGGTCCTAGTGGTGAAATTCTAAGAAAACTCTTAAGAGTGATGAcgttttctaagaatttccccttaaaagtaaGACTAAATCCTAGTAAAGATAAAAGCTATTCACAAAGCATCTTAAGGTGCTTAGCTCCTAAGGTGGAAAACTGttaagagtagagaggaggacttttaggagctgaggagtttcttaaggagaggagaaaatggctgaaagacgcagaaaagacacattaatgctattattatgataaaagttatcacaatgttaagatatttagcaacaggcaaacagtgcagcagtgataaTTTAGGTTTATGCAACCACATAGTAGaacaatcacacaaacaatcacagctccttcacagactCATATTGTGACACAACCTATTTAATTCCCACTGGACGTGCGCACCGTGCACCAACAGAACAGCAGCTATGGATGTAGTGAGTTTTCTCTGTATTGTCTGGTCACTGATGGGATACACGTCCGCATCATCGGCAATATACTCTTGTTCAAAAATCCTATTCATATAGGCTTGCCAATATAGTCTATAaattatactaatactactgagtCTTGAGCCATTTTCACCAAATCTTAACATCAAATTAGTAAAGTATAATAACATTACTGCATTCACCCAAATAAAGGCATAATGCGTCAACCTGTgagtattaagtattaaaaagtACCGTTCGTATGGTTTTCAAAGATTTTGTCCAATGAGctctatttttttaaatttttgatAGTATAAGTAAACCATGTGTTAATATCgagtaaattgtgttttatcttgtgtgatttcttgtgttcattctggatgacaaaaagaggcgtgttgatttttcttgatCAACCAATGACAGCGTCCAAAGAGAGCATCACACCTAGCAACGGGGTCAACCACACCTCCTCACTAAGATGAATGTTCTTGTCAATTCCTTGCTCAGAGTTGCTCTGAGAACTTTCCTAAATCACTCCTAAGCTAGGACTCCTTGCTAAGGAATTTTAGGCTAAGATAAGAGCTCTCTGAGAGGACTCTCAGAATGTTTGTGGATGGTCTTGTAAGAAGAGAAACATGCGTGAGTGATGATGGAGTGTAGGCTGACAGATGACAATGCTTtgcaagaaaaagaaatgtcCACATACCTATAGGTCAGCTGCAAAAATATCTATAACACCTTCTATGAAGTACATGTATGTActtgtacatgtatgtatgtagtgcATTATATAGTAGGGGTAGTTGTAATAAGCTGTTAACATGTTTTAAAGTGCTCTGACACTAACTTTAAGAacttactatactatactatactgatTTATAAGTTATGAAGCCATTCATAATGTTTTATTCATACTTGACTGAAACAATGTGAAcaagtaaaacaagtaaaaatgtcagtttcacttataaacaaacaaaaaacaaggtaGTTGAAAGTGCAATCTCAAACAAAAATTCAGTTAGCACATTATTGAATTTCCGAGCCCATTCTACTTTGAGCTTAAACTCCTAATCGGCTCTGTGTTTTCATCCAGACTTCCTGAGGTTTACACCAAAACAAGCAGTACTGAAGGCAGTCAGTGGCAGTTCAGGAGCGGATTGAGAGTTGGCTCAGACGAGTAGTGAGGTTACTGGGCCCTAAAAGGCGCAACACAGTTTGCCACACAATGCAATTTGCTGACCTAGAAATCCGAGCCCACACACAACAAGTGCAACAGGCTAAAAGAAAGGCAAGATGTAGGCTAGAGGGCAGAGAAGCAGACTGGAAGGCTGCTGGTTTAAATCCAAGCCATTATGATAATACTGATATGCATATTAACAGTTAGACATCAAGAGGTGTAAATTACAGAGTGTACTGACCATTGTAAAGTAAAACAccaatgttttttccccccaactgCTCCCTTCAGCGGATTCTGGGTGCAGTACAGAAGAACGCCACTAGAGGAGACCCTGGGAGTGTGGTCCAAGCCATCGACCACTTCTGCAGACACAAAGAATGGGCCATGAATGTGGGGGATGAGAAAGGTACTGATTTATACCATGTGTATTAATGCTGAAGAGGAAAGTGATGCCTTTTCTTTGAAcagtgtttatgttttgttgtcCTCACCTCCTTGTGTTGTTGTGCATGTCTGTGCTGTTTGCCGCAGGGTCCATCCTTGACTCTGTGGTGAGTGAGGTGAGCCCTGCCACTGTCCTGGAGCTGGGAACCTACTGCGGCTACTCCACCGTGCGCATAGCCCGCCTGCTTCCCCCTGAAGCCAGACTCCTGACTCTGGAATTTAACTACCATAATGCTGCCATTGCTCGCCAAATCATCGCTTTGGCAGGAGTAGAGGACAAGGTAAAGCCAGGTGTGGCCAGATGAACTGAAACAAGAGTTAATATGAATTAAATGCTATTACATTgtgctgtactttttttttttttttgcaggtcCAGTTAATTGAGGGGCCGTCTCAGGACTGGATCCCCAAAATGAAGGAGCGTTTCGGGGTGGAAACATTTGACTTGGTGTTCCTGGATCACTGGAAGGATCACTACCTTCCTGACACAAAGTTGCTGGAGGCAAGTGTTGACTTTTACACATACAGCCATTAATCAAAAACAACTCATAGAATTACATAGTGTTACACAATACTTTATATAATACATTAGTATCCTGGCTGTAGACTATTGAGTGATTCCTTCAGATCATGTACTGATcaagtatacacacatacacacattcacataccaCTGCTTAAGCattaataacaacacacactcagtcacggGGGTTTGGATTATTGACCTCATTCCAAGAATTTATCATTTCTGATGGGAGTCTAACATAATAGGGAGTCTAATGTAGTCCAACCTAGCAGACATTCTTTCTAATCTAATCCTGAAACAAACTCCTTATTGATATTGTTGGTATTTTTCCAATTATGTGCTATAGTGCGTTTGGCACTCATACAATAACTATTAAAGGCcaatttttaacttttttaagTTGAAGATACACAATTTGGGGTCTAAAGGTATTTTAGTATCCGTAATCTTGTATACGGTGTAAGTTACTGTATTCCAAAACATTTGGATTTTTGGACAGCTCCAAAtcatatgaaaaaaaagattatttgtGTTACAATGCCAACATATATCATTATCACTTAATTTCATGAGTTTCATTTTCCTTGGGGTGAGATATACTCTGTTGGCAAATTTGTACTGTATGACTCTATTCCTCACGGAGTTTgttatattatgtatatttttCCATATACCATGACCATGTTTTCTGATTGATGTTTTCAAATCATTTGCCCAATGCCTTGTATGACACCCGCGTTCCTTTACATCAGGAGTGCGGCCTCCTCAGGAAAGGCAGCGTCCTGCTGGCAGACAACGTCATCTGCCCCGGGACCCCTGAATACCTGGAGTACGTCCGCGGCAGCCGGCGCTACGAGAGCCGCTACTTCAAATCCCACCTGGAGTACACTAAAGTGGAGGACGGCCTGGAGAAGTCCGTTTTCTTAGGGTAGTTTAACAAATACTGTTACATATTACACTGTTACTGGTAAAGccttacacacacaggcagaggtTCATCTGTACCGGCTaaacctgttttgtttttctagtaTATTTTGGTAAGTGTTAAATtgacattaaaaataacatgtaATTGGAAAACAAATCATATTGTAACGTGTGCTTTATTATTTTGTAACACCACATGATGGAAGAAGTCATTTGTGTTGTAATGCTCTGTGCATCCTGTGAGGTGGAGGCAGATGTGATAAGATTTCTAAATTGGTACAGTAGGCGGCAGTAGTGCTCCTCTGTTTAACCCTCTAATTGAGAGATGATGAGCTGCAAGCTGCATAACATTTCTCTTTTTGCATTACATTTCATACTAAATATATCATATTGACGGACCATTGAGAAAAGTGTCTTTTATTCCCTACGTAATCCTTCTATTCACAGAGGAAATCCAGTGGGCGATGGCATCGGTAGCTGGGTGTAACGTTTGAATAACTGATTCTGGGgctgaaaaaaaacccatcttgTTTTCCCAGAGCAGAGACTCAAATCAATAATGTATCTAAGAGGGAATCCAGCTGCATTGTTTGGTGCTGAAAACCTATTTTCTGGCCTGATATTCTACTATTGTGCCGACattaacaggtgtgtgtgtgagtgagagagagagagagagagagagagggggaatgtgtgtgtgtgtgtgtgtgtgtatgagtgtgtgtgtgtgaatcaaatCACTGCTCATCTAATCTCTCAAAGTGACAGAGTTCCATCATACAGGGGGGGGAGGGTTCTGCATTTCGTTCAgctgtatgaaaaaaatatgggCTAGTCCACCTAGGGCTTTCTTCACAGACGCCCGCATGATAATCCCAATCTGTGGCCATTAGTGCgctgagagaaagagcgagaagaggtttcaacagagagaaagagcggcagagagagagagagagtaagggagtGAGGGGGgtcagcggagagagagagagagggaggggggggagtgcCTGGGACagagatgcaaacacacagagggaaaagaacgagagagagagagcttttaaggGATTTGGCAGTGATTTGTAGAATCTCACTGGCGTAATGTTGTGtgcttttttctacttttcccTGATTCTGCCATGATGCTATACCCTAGAGCCTGGAAAGTCAgcgttttcattttgtttttataaatcaaaactcttttttttttttcgtaccATTGTTTGATTTCCATTGCAGTTATTTTGAGAAAGCACATAGGCTGTCTGAGATGATAGAGGATTTACCTtctgtgaggagaggagagcattgCCTCTAGATATAATCAAATATTGGACCATGGATAAAGGCCTGTTTGGAACTCATGTGATGGATGAAGTCAAGACTGGTCAATGAGGAATGGGCAGGTAAGAAGTCAGTTATAGAATTTAAGTAACAGCTGTTACTTAAATTCAGTTCAGCTCCCTGTGATAGTcttttcaaaaggaaaaaaaaataccaacaCTGCAATAGTTGTGGGTGTTGCATATCTTAGATTCACATTTCGATTCCAATGATTTTGAGAAAATGTTGATTGATTCTGATTATTATGATTTTCATTAATTCAACTAGACAAGTGGAAGTGTCAGAATTTGTAAATGTTAGTCATAGCTCcacaaataaagtttgacttTATGTGTTGGATTTTGTGAGAAAACTATTCAAGTAAATTGGAATATAGGCCTATGCATGCAATGTTAAACAAAATCCAGGAATATTAGCTAATATTGAACTGGATATTATGTGGTACCCCAAATCctaaaaacataaatattgaAGTATATTTACATTTCTATTAATTTGATTTCAACTTCCACACTACTCTAAATTTTGTGAATGACTCTCATGCATTGCATATATAATTAACCTCCTCTAGTTTCTGGACCATGAAATGCGACAGTTCAGTTGATGTTCTCCGTTTTGCAAAATTCATAGTGTTTCCATCATGCTCTCTGCTCTCAGATGCACTCCATCATAAAAGCCTCCAATATTCACTTTGTGTCATCCTAAACTCTGCCTAAAATATTCTCTTAAGCCACAGCTTGGctatattttatctttttatatttatttcatgttCTCAGTTCTGATCCAGCGCACCAAAATAAACTGCAGGTCCACATGGCTTTGTAAAAACTACTGAAATTCACAGCAGCGGTGTTACAATCCGCCAACGTTCCTTCTGCATTTATACACTTTGTTACCTGATAAGAAAATCATATGAGATGGTATTAAACTGCACTGCTGGTTTGACACACTGTGGGCAGCAGTTTGTGGGGAAGACAGAGAACTTGGTGttggaaaatgtacaaaatggtAAAATCACCTCATCCAGCTGCCAATGTTTAGACATGATGTGATGACCAGaccttctctgtctgtccctagGTATCACAGGTAGAGGGAGAAGCCTGGTGCTGTAGGTACCTCGGGTGgccatcatcatgacatcacaggcCCACTCGTCCCAGCGGTGCCGCCGGCTCGGCGCGCCACCCGGATGCCTGTTAAAATCGTGGCCTCGGCTGCTGTGGGTGCTGCTGGTGGGCGTGGGCCCGGGCACGCGGGCCCAGCAGGGCACCCAGCCCCACTCCATCAAAATCGAGGGCGACATCACCCTGGGCGGGCTGTTCCCGGTGCACTCTCGCGGGCCGGTCGGGGTGCCGTGCGGGGAGATCAAGAAGGAGAAGGGGATCCACCGCATGGAGGCCATGCTGTACGCCCTGGACCAGATCAACAGCGACCCCGACCTGCTGCCCAACATCACCCTGGGCGCCCGCATCCTGGACACCTGCTCCAGAGACACCTACGCCCTGGAGCAGTCGCTCACCTTCGTCCAGGCCCTCATCCAGAAGGACACCTCGGACGTGCGCTGCTCCGACGGAGAGCCCCCCATCATCCCCAAACCAGAGAGGGTGGTCGGGGTCATCGGCGCGTCCGGCAGCTCGGTGTCCATCATGGTGGCCAACGTTCTCAGACTGTTTGCGGTGAGAAATCTGCCAAGTCCTTTCATTTCCTAACTCCATTCATTAGACACCgaatgcacaaaatattagggacacttgctCTTTCTTGTGAAgtgcactgatgaggtgaatgcaggtaaaagccattatcccttattgatttcccttattaaatctgtaTCAATgatgaggagatgagaagaaTTTAGAGAAgctttttaagctttgagacagttgcGATGTGGATTGTGGAAAAGGAGGGAAGGCGTCCCTATTATTTTATACATAACATCTCACTGTATAACATTCAGTCACATCTGCCCAGCTGTGCTCAGGCAGCACCTCCCCTGtgtctcagcacacacacacacacacacacacacacacacacacacacacacactactgctcTTGAGGCTGACTTCAGGCTCAAACTAGAAATCTTGTTGAACTTCTCCACGCAGCTCACTGGAGAACTAGTTAAGGTGTTCAGCACATGCTGGtcttcatattttatttatttttatttagttaaCCTTTGATTTCACCTCAGCACCACATTGAGGCAGAGCCTCATTTTCAGTGGAGCCAAGTTACATTGCAAAAGTCACAGTCACAAAGAATAATCCGCCAAAATACaccaataaatgaaaaaaaaagagaataaatatGCAAAAACATTCATCAAAAGCAAGTAGATTCAATCATGGTAAGATTTAGAATTTCATAAAAAGCAGATCTTGATGTGCAATGGATAAAAGatcattaaaaacagctgaaacacACAAGGAAAGACAGTTGGTCCTGATTCTTGGTCCACTATTTTGACTGCATCCACACTTCTTTTAACATAATCCCATTCAGAAAACTTGGCTTGGATAATAGCATTTTGTATCTGGCAGAGAAGTCATGGAGACCCTTACATTTTATCCAGCACATATTCTGTGTGATGCGATTTTGAAACAAGCCATAATGTGCAGAGAATAATATGAATGGATTTCCGTATTGTTTTACAGTCCAGCGGTGCAGCTACTGAGTGTTACAATAACACTTCAGTGGGATTGTGAATCCAATATGAACGGTGGCCGCCACAAGCTAATCCATGTCATTTGTTGAGTGTCTGCTGAATGTGCAGTGGAGTTTTTCAGAGATGATTGACCTCTGATAATTGATTGCACTGCTCATTGCAGTGATGGGACACTGAGTCTGTGTAAATCCCACATTATGTCATGTTTTCACTGACTTACTGACATAGTCGGCCACAAACCGGGAATTGTCTGTGCGTGAAAAGAAAGAGTTCTGGCTCGGGTCAAATTGGCTATCAAATCGATCATGCATAATTCATGATATCTGTCGTTTGTAGTTGGATGCTACTTGTTGCAGCATTCTTTATGGTGGGTGGTGATATTAGTTGAGAGCCAAGGAGGCAGCTTGCATACGGGCAGATGTTAACTACAGAATTATAGATCCCATCGTCCACTAAGCCCCTCTCAGCAGCTCAGGACCCCGGGCTGAAAATAGAGCATCAGGGCAGAGGGATGACATCGGTTCTAGGATATCAGCAACTTGTGGCCTAGTCAGCATGGAGTAGATTTAGCTAAATGGTGGGTTTCCTCCTACTGTCCATATGTGCTGCTCTCCGCACTCCGGATGCCTCTAAAGTGATGTCCACTGAACATCTCCTGGCTCTGTCTATCCAAGCCATAGTGTGAGATGTTTCACTATCCACCGTACAGTAGCTATATCACCAAACTCATTCTTGGCTTCAGGTGAGAACTGCAGGCCCAGGTATTGCTACATAACACAGTTGTTTTTATGAAGGCTGTTTTATATAGTTTATTAATCAGTAGTTTATCTCTAATGCAATTTAGGGGCATCTGCATCAGGTCAGTTTTGTAACATTTTATTCTACAGTTCAGCTTCTTTAATAAGCTTGTATACAGAGGattcatttattacattttctggAGAAAGCCTTTAAACGTTTCACAATACTTCAGAGTCAACCAGTATTTCAGTGCTTTGTCCATAATCATAGAAATTGCAAACTGCGCAGTTAAACTAGACCTCAAAACTGGCTAGTCTACTGAAAGGGGATAATaagcaaaaataatttaaaaagcaTTTAACAAGCAAATTCAACTTCACAGAACATTTCAGAATGCATGTATAGGCACATTTCATACTTTGAATAAGTTTTGGTAAGTCAGTGTTCTGAACATTTTATTCCCCATACTCTGACTTTCTATTGCATACAGTCTAGGTGTATCATGATATAACTACATGCTTGTCATGGGTTTGTTCATCTTTTAGCTGGGTTGATTAGGAGAACAGCATGCTTTTCTAAAGGTACCGTCCCTGCTGTGTTTTTGTCGAATTTGGAATGGTAAGTCAGGATCAGAAAAAACTGGACAATTTCATTCACAGATTTACTGACTGTGTGATGATTCCAGCAAAATTGCATTGTGGTTGGATGCTCTTTGGCACTGATATGGCTCATTGATTTCTGAAAGTGAATGGATGCAGATGCTTTCTGTGGGATTAATTTGGAGATTATATGTGGTCCTGTTAATTATAAATTTGTATGCAGACATTTGAATGGCATGATGCCGCTGATGTCGTCATTCCTCTTGGAACTTGTCTCTGCTGGAAGACTTTTGCTGTGCAGTCTGTTCTCCGCTAGACGATCATGTGGTCCATAACGTGGAGGCTGAGCATCGCAGGACAGGGTTAACGCAGAGCAGCAAATTTAAGCTGCGCGTGGCCATCAGAATTAAATATATTGTATGGCTTACAGCTGAGAAATGCTAACCTTTTTCTAGTCTCttgatctctgtctctctccctctgtgcttAACGTAATTTGACTAAAACCCCTATAATCCTTCCAGATAATCTGTGAAATGGTTCTatcgctcctctctccttctcccttcacAACCCCTTGTGTCTACCTTTCTCTCCTCGTCCCTCCAGAGGACCAAACGTTAAGCCAGGGGGACCGGCATTAGCAGGGTCAGAGTTGAGGCTGTCGACATAAACTGTGTCATTAAGGAAGTAGCACACCAGTAAATTAATCTTCTCATCCTTTCATTTTTTCAAACAAATGCTTTTACGGCAGTGGCTCCCACCATCTGTATCTCACTATGATGTTGGCTATATCCTCAGCACAAACCAGATCTGGGTAGATCACACTGCAAAGTTGCCCCAATCCTGAGGATTACCGAGAACATTGGCTGTGCAAGAGATGAACATTCTCCATGATAGTGCAATTTTGGTGTATTAATGTCTGGCAACTCGTCAGCTCAAAGGTATTATGTGGAAGGCCTACATTTGCACGCTGTTTAGTTTTTTGTCTAGACAATGGGATGAATAAGTGGTGGGTCGTCTTTCATGGTTCAGTGCCTGTCCTCATCATACGTTCTTCCTTTGTATTCACTTATCGGCCTAATAATCCCCGCTAGTCGTATTTTCCACTTGACCTGGCCCTCTAGTTACCGGTGACCCATCTGTGTGCCTCAGATCCCCCAGATCAGCTACGCCTCCACGGCCCCAGAGCTGAGCGACAACAGCCGCTATGAGTTCTTCTCCCGCGTGGTGCCCCCGGACTCCTACCAGGCCCAGGCCATGGTGGACATCGTCAAGGCCATGGGCTGGAACTACGTCTCCACCCTGGCCTCCGAGGGCAACTATGGAGAGAGCGGCGTCGACGCCTTCCTCCAGATATCCAGAGAAGCAGGTTGTGTGTCTGACTGGGACGTGAATTTACTGCTGAGTGGATGTGATGATGGTTTTAATAGTGTTATTGGGAGTTGGTTTCTGATGTTATGTTATGGTTTGTATTGGCATGTCTTGGTGGAAACCAGTAGAgcatgttgtgttgtactgGAAACCATCagagaccactagaacaccagcaGGACAGCCATTAATGATGTGTGATGGCTATTGGTGTTCTATTGGAAACCATCACAAACCATTAGAAAGAAGAAATATTAGAAATACAGCCTCTAATGGAAACCATTAGAAACCATTACAGCTCGAAATGGAAACCATTAGAAACCATTAGAAACAAATACAGCCCGTAATGGGAACCATTAGAAACCATTACAGACCAATAGAAACCAATACAGCCCATATTGGGAACCATCAGAAATCATTAGGAATCATTAAAAACCATTAGAAACCAATACAGCCTATAATGGAAACCATTAGAGATGTAATGGAAACCATTAGATCAGTGTCCAAAAACCCACTACAAACTCTTATGTGATTGACCTAATGGATTATGatggtttttaatgttttgggttgtttttcTAATGGGAACCATCAGGATTCTTCTAATTGTTTCTGATGGGGGTTTTTTTCAGCAGGGATGAAATGACTCATTTGTCAAGTTACTCACTCACTACTGCCCGACAGAAGCAAACAGCAGAAAAGCTTAATTGCCACAACTAttagatttcatatcaacaaaaatcatACCCCAATGAGCTATGTACAGTTCACTTCTGTACCAGCAGCTCTTTTATAAAGAAAGGAAATAAacactgcagacatttttctcagtttcaatACAGAGCAATTTAACCGCTCTGTAGTCACCATTGTAATCTGCTATCCTTTTTTTAGATATCACTTATGATGCTGACAAAAGAATTATCGCAGCAGTGCACCAATTGTAAATTCCCGGTAAAGAGGGATTTACTGCAATGAGGACTTGttccctgtgtgtttggtgCAGGGGGGCTGTGTATTGGCCAGTCCATAAAGATTCCCAGAGAGCCCAGACCAGGGATGTTCGATAAGATCATCAAGAGACTGATGGAGACCTCCAATGCTCGCGGGGTCATCATCTTCGCCAACGAGGACGACATCAAGTGAGTCACACTCTGCTGCATGTTAATGTTAGAGAACAGGAATCAGCCAGAtgacaaaatatacagaaaaacaCGCTGCTTTGTATTTGATTATATGATAATATACTGTCTGTGAAGGCAGCACTCACTCACGTCAGTGTATCTTAACCAATTTGCAGAGGAGTGGATTACAAAAGGTGTTGTAAAGTattttctgtctcctccaaGGCGGGTGCTGGAGGCGGCCAAGAGGGCCAACCTGACAGGACACTTCCTGTTTGTTGGCTCTGACAGCTGGGGGGCCAAAAGCTCCCCCATTCTAGACCAGGAGGATGTGGCTGAGGGCGCGGTCACCATCCTGCCCAAACGAGCCTCCATCGACGGTATGTCAAGTATTTAAAGCAGAATATGACATCTAACTCTGAGGATGTCCACAGCTTTAGTCTGTCCAATTACAATTTTTGTGCAGATGCCAGTACAGTAAATCTGTGAAACGCCATTATCAGTCAGTAATATCGACTCATGAATATATCAGCTGGGGCACAGTTCAGATACATGATATTTCCATGTAATGTGAAATTaatatgtaaatgttgtatTCAGGGTTCGACCAATACTTCACTTCAAGATCTCtggaaaacaacagaagaaacatCTGGTTTGCAGAGTTCTGGGAGGACGACTTCAAGTGTAAACTAACTCGCCCCGGTGTCAAGTATGACCTCGGTAGAAGAAAATGTACAGGTAGGTCGAGTGTAACATAcggggaggaaaacaaaaaaaaaccctgaaatatTATCTTTGGAGCTCAGTGTGTTTTTGAGCAGTGTTATTTCTTCACCATCGCCTCG containing:
- the LOC144538320 gene encoding catechol O-methyltransferase B-like, with the protein product MWLTLLYTCTGGAAVLYALYRWVIPAAVQYHAGLALMWHDVIVEQMLDTLTHSTRPQRILGAVQKNATRGDPGSVVQAIDHFCRHKEWAMNVGDEKGSILDSVVSEVSPATVLELGTYCGYSTVRIARLLPPEARLLTLEFNYHNAAIARQIIALAGVEDKVQLIEGPSQDWIPKMKERFGVETFDLVFLDHWKDHYLPDTKLLEECGLLRKGSVLLADNVICPGTPEYLEYVRGSRRYESRYFKSHLEYTKVEDGLEKSVFLG